A window from Chrysemys picta bellii isolate R12L10 chromosome 20, ASM1138683v2, whole genome shotgun sequence encodes these proteins:
- the C20H1orf56 gene encoding protein MENT produces MTMGPLPRALALLLALQVALALIVGPGGRDQPQEATAHSSSTMINGMTAPTAMETLSAALASATTPEVGGHTLEVSSKEVVTPGNGVGYEFTTANGVEYEVITGSNGGYEVTTGNDVLSNTMGSGGVIGVGDTRYKWLAWSKWYCNCEMGSMSRVRDIAYTRPGLQLDLDDYNALRFQRVACSYGHCKCSHKHRECDHAKVTCNAPNPYLCAVRDVRQARYRQARHFWIRVRTELKGLWKSIRKAFSQLEEYS; encoded by the exons ATGACAATGGGGCCACTCCCTcgtgccctggccctgctcctggccctgcaggTGGCCTTGGCCCTGATTGTAGGCCCAGGGGGGCGCGACCAGCCCCAAGAAGCCACCGCCCACTCCTCCTCCACCATGATCAATGGCATGACAGCCCCGACCGCCATGGAGACACTCTCTGCCGCCTTGGCTAGCGCCACCACACCCGAGGTTGGTGGGCACACCCTGGAGGTCTCAAGCAAGGAAGTGGTCACCCCGGGCAACGGTGTAGGCTATGAGTTCACCACAGCCAACGGTGTAGAGTATGAGGTCATCACCGGCAGCAACGGAGGGTATGAGGTCACCACGGGCAACGATGTCCTGAGCAACACCATGGGCTCTGGAGGAGTAATCGGCGTGGGAGACACCCGCTACAAGTGGCTGGCGTGGAGCAAGTGGTATTGCAACTGTGAGATGGGTAGCATGTCCCGGGTGCGGGACATTGCCTACACGAGGCCCGGCCTGCAGCTAGATCTGGACGACTACAACGCCCTGCGCTTCCAGCGCGTGGCTTGCAGCTATGGCCACTGCAAGTGCAGCCACAAGCACCGTGAGTGCGACCATGCCAAGGTGACCTGCAATGCTCCCAACCCCTACCTGTGCGCTGTCAGGGACGTCCGGCAGGCCCGGTACCGCCAGGCTCGGCACTTCTGGATACGAGTCCGCACGGAGCTCAAGGGGCTGTGGAAGAGCATCCGAAAGGCCTTCTCCCAGCTCGAG GAGTACAGCTGA